Proteins encoded together in one Telopea speciosissima isolate NSW1024214 ecotype Mountain lineage chromosome 6, Tspe_v1, whole genome shotgun sequence window:
- the LOC122665125 gene encoding uncharacterized protein LOC122665125: MYLIEIGFQTARTQISVTSIAHLQEARFTKLGQMRGTTALSSARNILKQMYPIRGTWVSTSVSKKQKNDLGDGERPTMNDKAEPELIVAFNKPPLPPVLGPFIVLSLLEMGSSGNDD; the protein is encoded by the exons ATGTATCTCATTGAAATTGGATTCCAGACTGCAAGAACACAAATTTCAGTCACTAGTATTGCGCACCTTCAAGAGGCAAGATTTACAAAGCTTGGACAAATGCGTGGAACAACTGCTTTATCATCTGCGAGGAACATTCTCAAACAAATGTATCCTATCAGAGGAACATGGG TGTCAACTTCAGTCTCGAAGAAGCAAAAAAATGATCTTGGGGATGGAGAAAGACCTACTATGAACGACAAGGCTGAGCCTGAGCTCATTGTTGCCTTCAACAAACCGCCGCTTCCACCTGTTCTTGGACCTTTTATTGTGCTCTCACTGCTGGAAATGGGATCAAGCGGCAACGATGACTGA
- the LOC122665120 gene encoding putative septum site-determining protein minD homolog, chloroplastic: protein MISLQLLTSNPNPSSFQTSSPFIFTCVQPLKRKTLKPNFKNRTHYSNAIQSVLQWNRKPELAGETPRVVVITSGKGGVGKTTTTANVGLSLARLGFSVVAIDADVGLRNLDLLLGLENRVNYTAVEVLNGDCRLDQALVRDKRWSNFELLCISKARTKLPLGFGGKALIWLVDALKGRQEGSPDFILIDCPAGIDAGFITAITPANEAVLVTTPDITSLRDADRVTGLLECDGIKDVKMIVNRVRTDLIRGEDMMSILDVQEMLGLALLGVIPEDSEVIRSTNRGYPLVLNKPPTLAGLAFEQAAWRLVEQDSMTAVMVEEEPKKRGFFSFFGG, encoded by the coding sequence ATGATCTCGCTGCAATTGCTCACCAGTAACCCAAATCCATCTTCTTTCCAGACTTCCTCTCCTTTCATCTTCACCTGTGTTCAACCgctcaaaagaaaaaccctaaaacccaactTCAAGAACAGAACCCACTACAGCAATGCCATTCAATCGGTTCTCCAGTGGAACAGGAAACCCGAATTAGCGGGAGAGACTCCCCGTGTTGTCGTCATCACCTCCGGCAAAGGTGGTGTTGGAAAAACTACCACCACCGCAAATGTCGGCCTCTCCCTAGCTCGTCTTGGCTTCTCCGTCGTTGCCATTGATGCGGATGTTGGTCTTCGCAATCTCGACCTCCTTCTCGGCCTCGAGAACCGAGTTAATTACACCGCCGTTGAGGTCCTCAATGGTGATTGCCGCCTTGACCAGGCGTTAGTCCGCGACAAGCGTTGGTCCAACTTCGAGCTCCTCTGTATTTCGAAGGCTCGGACTAAGCTTCCTCTTGGGTTCGGCGGAAAGGCTCTTATTTGGCTTGTTGATGCCTTAAAAGGCCGCCAAGAAGGTTCCCCAGATTTCATTCTCATTGACTGTCCTGCGGGCATCGATGCTGGGTTCATTACTGCTATCACTCCGGCCAATGAGGCAGTTCTTGTCACCACTCCCGACATTACCAGCTTGAGGGACGCTGACCGGGTAACGGGATTGCTAGAATGTGATGGAATCAAGGATGTAAAGATGATTGTAAACCGGGTTCGGACGGATTTGATTAGAGGGGAGGATATGATGTCAATTCTCGATGTTCAGGAAATGTTGGGGTTGGCTCTGTTAGGCGTGATTCCGGAGGATTCTGAGGTGATTCGGAGTACGAACAGAGGGTACCCACTTGTGCTGAATAAGCCGCCGACATTGGCTGGACTAGCTTTTGAGCAGGCGGCATGGAGACTTGTTGAACAGGATAGCATGACGGCTGTCATGGTTGA